The segment TGTTAGCTCTTAGGTTTGACTATGATGGTAACTTGTTTCCTTAGAGTATAATGTAAAAGCAGAGAAAAAATTATGAGATTcgcctacctgatctcatgacgataAAGTACCTGTGGGAAATAaatacagtgctgcttgaaagcttgtgaaccctttagaattttctgtatttctgcatgacccaaaacatcatcagattttcatgTAAGTcttgaaagtagacaaagagaacctaATAAAACAAGTGAGAcacaaatattttctttgtcatttgaAATATGATCCAGTGTTACGTAtttgtgcattgcaaaagtatgtggatctcttggattagcagttaatttaaaggtgaaattagagtCTATCTGTGCAGATGTGTTTTTAGTCAGAGCTatgactatcaaatgtcagtatgtgacctgttttattcaaagaacagggatctatcaaagtTTGGTCATGTTTGTGAAAGTGAATCATGTCACGAACAAAGGAGATTACAGAGGACCTCGGAAAAAGagttgatgttgctcatcaggctagaaaaggttacaaaaccatctctaaagagtttggactccaTAAATCCACGATCAGACAGACTGTGTATAAATGGAGGAAATCAAGATCACTGTTACCTTCCTGAGAAGTGGTCAACCAACAAAGATTGCTCCAAAGCATAACGTGTAATAGTCTGCGAGGTTGCAAAAGTTCCCAAGGTAACTTCTAATCAACTAAAGGCCTTTATCACATTGGCTAATGCTAATTTTCATGGGCCCACCATTAGAAGAACACTGAGCAACCATGGTGTGAGCAGAGTTGTaagaagaaagccactgttctccaaaaaaaaaaaaaagctgcttgCTAAAATCATGTGGACCAGCCAGAGGACTATTGAAGAAtggtttaatggatggatgaaaccaaTAGAACGtattggtttaaatgagaagctattatgttcggagaaaagaacacactgcatttcagcttaagaatcttatcccatctgtgaaacatggtgggcCTGTTTTGCCAGCTTGGCCAGGACATCTCgccatcattgatggaacaatgaattctgaattataccagcaaattctaaaggaaaacgTCAGGACTAAAAACAGAGTCTCAAAAGAACGTGGGTCAAGCAGCAAGACAACAACCCAAAGCAcacaagtcattctaccaaagaatgtttaaagaagaacaaagttaatgttttggaatggctgagtcaaagcccagatcttaatccaattaaaatgttgtggaaggacctaagcaagcagttcatatgaggaaacccaccaacatcaGAGTTGAAGTGGTTTAAGTGGCtgcatttacaagaaactttACCTTCAGTTACTGCAGCAAAAGGGGGTAACACCAGATTCTGAAACCAAgggttcacatacttttgcaatgcacagatatgtaacactgggtCATTTTTCTCaacaaataaatgacaaagaaaatattttctctcacttgtttgattgggttctctttgtctactttcaggacttataTGAAAATTTAATGAtattttgggtcatatttatgcagaaatatagaaaattctaaagggttcacaaactttcaagcagcaatGTATGTACCAATAAGtttatatcactgcagtttccaacagaaaatAACACTAGAGCTGGAGGTAGAGGTAGAGTTCCCACacgtacgttttcgtcatgagatcaggttgaaattcatactgtgaaatataaagacattatataaactcccaattagATATATCGGGAAATATAAAGTCAACACTGTGAGACGTAGATAAAAATGTTCAATATAAAGCCACAAATATGAGGGAAAAAAGTTGTATTATTGAGAAAATGTACAATTTGGCACAATAGCTTGATGAAAGTCATGCAAAACAGATTTTACAATCTTGGCTTTAATGATGCTAACTGCAGGGGAAATGTGGTTTGCTCATTTTCATAAGGTTGTCTAATGCTGCCGGTCTGCAATATGAAATTCCCTATTGGGCCGTGTTATTGCTTTTAATTGGCTAATTCATTTACACTAATTCACTTACACTAGCGTGGTATTCTGTAAAGTCTGCACACATTCACacggccacacacacacacattcagagTTGAGTGAAGCCCTACGTCGAGACTCCACAGAGACTCTCCTGAGGGCATTTTTACCCAAGAGTTAATTATACGCGCACTCGTGGGCTGAATGTTAAACAGCGCTGAATGAGTCCTGTCTTGGCTGGAGTGTTCGGTCTGTATTGGCAATCCATCTAAAAAGGTGCATGTTTAAAATCAATAAGTCGCAGTAAACCCATACACGACCGCCCCATCATGTTAAAACGGACGTCCAGTGGATTACTATGGCGAGTCAGCCATGTGTCAAACTTGTCAGCTTAGCTTAGCATTTCGCTGTGAGGAATCGATAAAGCAAACCACAAAGCAAACAATGTACTGTATTTGAACTCATACTGTACAAGTGAAAATTCAGTGCTTGCGCACTCTCGCGCCTCCGTTTGAATACGGcatcattctcgtaatttcaattttacGACTCATTACTGAGAGTCTTGTGTTTGCGAGATGCtttttttttgcttgtaaatCCTCGACTGGTCCGTTCAGGGAGAGCAGTTTAATATCATCCCATTGTTGCTCGGTTTTAAAGAGCTCTATGTGTGGTAGCCTTTCAGCTAAGCAGATTACGCTAATTGGTTCTGGTAGCATTGATGCTTAAACTTAATGAATGTCAAAACTTAGCCCGATTCATTTCAACTTAAACCCCCGGGGATTGGCGTCCATAATGCAGGATGTTGTTGCGATGATACGAATTAAGCTTTAAGCTTACTTAACTCTTCATTAGCTTAGACATTTACtctgaaaaatacaaaaatctgTAGGCCTAGTTACTGCTAGAAAATAATGGTACAGTTGCATTAAGACTAAACTTGTCATTAGCTGTTCCGAGCAGGTCAAAAGATGGACAAGCATTCAGAGTTGAGTGCCttcacagcctcaagtctttttgggtatgatgtgacaagctttgcacatctgcatttggcaattatctgccattctttgcctcaccttttcacctctcaagctctgtcagcttggatgggggctggcagacattttctagagtcctagttgttccaatcgtcttccattatggataatggaggctacatgcttctgtgaaccttcaatgcagcagattttttctgaactcttctctagatcattgccttaacgcaagtctgtcactgagatctacaggcagttatcttgacctcaggacttggtttttgctctgatatgcattttcagctgttagaccttttctgagaggtgtgtgcctttctaaatcatactcattcaaatgaatttgccacagtttaactccactcgaagtgtagtaacaactagaagcaatatgaatgctcctgagctaaatttcgagtgtcccagaaaagggtatgaatacttatgcaattggatcttttcagatttttatttttaataaatttgcacgaatgttaaaaacctattttttgatttgccattatggagtagggagtgtagattgatgtggaaaaaaaaagtaatttaaagtagtttaacataaggcagcaacataacaaaatgtgaaaaaatgaaggggtatgaataatttcgcaaggcactgtaaaccaGCTACTATGAGCCAAAAACAGCTTCTAGCCCTGCTAGAaaaaccagcatagaccagcataGATGGTCATACCAGCaaccagcataccagcaccaAAACACAACATATGCTGGTCTTGCTGGTATGACAAGCaatgctggtctatgctggttttTCCAGCATGCTGGTCACCAGCATACCAGCACCAAAACACAACATATGCTGGTCTTGCTGGTATGACAAGCaatgctggtctatgctggttttTCCAGCATGCTGGTCACCAGCATACCAGCACCAAAACACAACATATGCTGGTCTTGCTGGTATGACAAGCaatgctggtctatgctggttttTCCAGCATGCTGGTCACCAGCATACCAGCACCAAAACACAACATATGCTGGTCTTGCTGGTATGACAAGCaatgctggtctatgctggttttTCCAGCATGCTGGTCACCAGCATACCAGCACCAAAACACAACATATGCTGGTCTTGCTGGTATGACAAGCaatgctggtctatgctggttttTCCAGCATGCTGGTCACCAGCATACCAGCACCAAAACACAACATATGCTGGTCTTGCTGGTATGACAAGCaatgctggtctatgctggttttTCCAGCATGCTGGTCACCAGCATACCAGCACCAAAACACAACATATGCTGGTCTTGCTGGTATGACAAGCaatgctggtctatgctggttttTCCAGCATGCTGGTCACCAGCATACCAGCACCAAAACACAACATATGCTGGTCTTGCTGGTATGACAAGCaatgctggtctatgctggttttTCCAGCATGCTGGTCACACGGATCCCTTGCTCGTCACCAGCATgcttgaaaaaaacagcatagacCAGCATATGTTGTGTTTTACCAGCACTAGCACTAGATGCTGGTTACTTACAATGGAAACGTTGCTGGTCAACATCAGCACCAGGGTGAAATGCTGGACACTACATTGAATTTAAGTATGATAAAAATCATGAACATACAAGCTTTCATTAATACATGTAACAAGttcatttaataataaaaggTATACATTAACACAATAATAACAATTATCTAACAAAAAACAACACTCATTAGGCTCAATAAGCAAATTACAAGAAAACACATTAGCAACAATTTATCTTAAGTGCTCAAATTTTAAAggtttttctttgtttgttaATGTCCATTATTTTTTCTGTGATGAACCGTCCAGCCTTTCCCCATCTGGCCTGCAACTCTGTCTCCTCCACATTCCTTTGGACAAGCCAATCCTTGAAGCAGACTGAAAAGAAATGTACAGATAAACAGTGATGCTTCTGTCACACcagaacaaagaaaaaaaattactccatAACCCAGCACTTGTCATTCCACAAAGACCTTGTGGCTACTGCTACCTTTTAATGTCTGAAGTTTCTGGGGGGTTAAGGGCTTTTTGACGGTTTTGGTGGTGGGGCATTCCTTTCCTGTGAGACTTCTTTCCCCCAGAGTCTTTGTGCCCCAGATTGCCACTGCCAACTCCTTCACAAATAAGGAATCTCGCGTGTTGCTTTGTATCCTTGACCAGGCCTCTTTACGCACTCGAACGTCTCCCCCCAAGTGAATCTGAAAgaattgaaaacaaaaataattaaagtaCAAGATTGTACATATGCATGCAaaattcataaaaacattttttttctataaagTGTAGTTGGGGGCTCTTATATTAATCCAAGTACACAGATGACAAGGGCAATGTTGTACC is part of the Garra rufa chromosome 1, GarRuf1.0, whole genome shotgun sequence genome and harbors:
- the LOC141342538 gene encoding BEN domain-containing protein 5-like, encoding MGVSNLLTDPEPPSPKNTLQIAESGCLDKVEPSVSPKRDEIHLGGDVRVRKEAWSRIQSNTRDSLFVKELAVAIWGTKTLGERSLTGKECPTTKTVKKPLTPQKLQTLKVCFKDWLVQRNVEETELQARWGKAGRFITEKIMDINKQRKTFKI